AATCGAGGTCCTACTGTATTCAgtaaaatcattgattatacttaatacttatgtatagtatgcatagtatataggtatacttatgtatactatgtacaaccaatgataaaatatatttatacttacacaTGTCGTAGAGTTATGATGATCTAGGAAGATTGAAACCGAATTCCAATGGCTACGACGACAGGATTTTTACATTTGACTAATGCGCCACCTTGGTAACGAAACATCATGACGAACTGGTAATGACCGGTGAGACGGTGAGTGCCGAGTGGTGAGTTGTGACTGTTGTGAGTGTGgatattcgataaaaaaattaacgaaattctTAATTCTTAACCCACGCTGCACGTGCTCAGCCGTCGCGTCGTGGTCGTGCGGTCACACTAGgcacaaacacacacaaatTGCCatgttattaattacctatataggtgttattgcatattaataataatataatgttctatGTGGATATACGGAGTATACGTACTGTATATTCGCACAGCAGACAGCAGTACAGCACTACAGCACTACAGCACTACAGCACTACAGCACTACAACAGTATAACAACAACAGTCAACAGCATTACAGGACGgttgtattaataataccttCCGTAGCccgtataggtactaggtagtagtCTGTTGTAGTAGCCCCATAGAAAAAAGATTAAAGTAGCCCACCGCCCACGTCACTCGCTAGTCGCTAGCCGGTTGTCAGATCACAGACATGCATATCAAGATTCAGGAGTTGCAaacataactatttaatttctCATGATAGCTAGTTAATTGataaatacgataatataaatataatatagtataatcatattttaaattctaaaaatagctGGTAACGATTAACATTCAAGGCTATAAtagatttattgttaatttgttttattcaaagttataattaatatcaaggTAATATTCACCTAACCTTTATggatttttagacattttattgaaaatccTTCAGTCCATTATAGCTATCTTTAGATTAGTTTGGGCTTAAGTACGGACTACGGACACGTCATGTAGGTATAACCAGTATAACCTAATCTATTAACTATTTTCGCCCAGGTGTACTTATGGCGTATTTACGAATCGTATCAGTGTTTATTAGAATAAGTTTTATACACAATCCagtttgttttgaattattgtaaaaaaccaacgtaCGAACACAGATACTGTTCTTGTCATCAATTGATGACATAAGAAacttaagtttcataataggtcgattcactttaattagtaatatttaaactatcGGAGTTAAACGTATTCTGTTGACCGTAAATTTGCTATGAATAATCATACGCGCTTGCAAGacggtgaaaataaaatatatccgtTTGGCGTCCTCTTCTAATAATGCTTAGAATAATTAGAAGTTAGTTGTTCTACTGTGCTACGCTACAGACAACGATCCATTAGTCATTAACCCTATTGTAAAGAATATGTGTAaacctataataaatcatttttttattattaatcattaacatatcttgaatatttgtataatatctataaacgTTTAAACTGATGACAACACTTGACCACCTGAGTCCAGAATGAGCTGTCACCGTATTATGAATAGTACGTACCTACTATACGTACAATCATCAACCATAATATCACCGGCATATCAATAGCGGTAgtcaatatactattaatatgcCCCTActaaaattgaagaaaataaactttatacttaccaatactattttattgaaagagaatttttattaaaattgcatttttttaataatagtatctatatattttatattgaattttgtcGTGTGCGAACATTGAATGTTGTTTCTGTCAGAAACCAGgagtgtatgtataataatatatcgaagaAAAGGCTTAGCAATAATACACTAAATAGATAACCTAAGTTAGGACTCgcaaaatattagaatatacgattagaatattgttatattaaacatatccGGGTAGCAAAACACACAACGAACACACAAAAAATGGCAAAGATCAAATGGGAGGATTATCGTACAATACTGCATATTGGTAAAAAGTTAATTCTCGTCCAGAGGATACTGCATATTTATGAATGAggttgtttttactttgatgtatcattataaatttccccagtaattttcttgagcgtaaagaaaaactaggtatctaataaactaaattatgtgtctggatttttttatttttacaaattagcaaattttaactttatactaagtcaagttacttttttttcaaagttaacttttaacttaatttaactttattatttaaaaataatttaacttaacaagtaaaaaaaaaccgttaacttgcccagtctTGTATATATATCagacttattatatatagattataggtatatataggtttatatatacctatgtcgaACCGTAATTTCTCCACTTCACGTAATTACACAATATGgactatattttgtgaaatgGTTACCTAAACCATCATCAACGGAACTTGTTCCGTTATTTTGATGTCTATATagcaaaaattaaagaatattaatttctatatattaattatattcctaaaatatcttttataattaattttacaaatttaatttaattattattcttaagaaAACGTTTTacaaatagccaataggtacttaaatacaaactattatttatttaaacaagcTTGTGAATTATGGCAACGAGAATTACCTTAAAAACgagtacattttttagtttgacATTTGcctttacaataacaataacagcaaaaaaaaaaccttgacCTCCAGTTAAAGAATAAGAGACAATTTCTCTTAATGtcatttcttttatattattcactttCTTGATGTCAATGAAATTTGATAGGACTGGTTGTATATATTTCCAGAGCCATACCAACCTTTTATTATATGCCATTTTCAATTCCTAAACGGTTAAGGTAATTTTTCTGGTCAATCACTATGGCAATAATGTTAGCCCTGTAGAATAATCAgatttcatcaattttttttttttttaataatgcttTTAGTATTTACTTGTAATACTATAATCGGCGaatccttatatttttatattgaaactaccttttttaaaaataattggaattttaaattaaaaaaaggtatttaaatgtagtgatttaaaaattaaaataccgggATCAAACGTCCTACGGGTAGGTAAATAACATCACATAACTCCCGGGGTTAGGTTAGgaagaattataatatgaaaggataaataattatcatattcgAACTGGTCATGAAGGAAATGTCAAGTTGCGAATGGCTGTagccaataaaaattaactaccaTTGATAGGAGTATAGAAATTATGACAGGGGGGGGGGCTACAATCGAAGTTGGGGGGCTTAGTCCTCCAAGCCCCCCTAGTTACGTCTATGGTCATGAATTTAGATAAATCATTATACCTAAGCTGTTATCTATGTATTTGAATTcagtattattatgtcataatgcatattataatcatcaatcAAGCGTATTAATTAatgactaattaatatttaaacagatatagttgataattttgaatcaaaaaccatttttaacataggtaagaaaatatgtaagcctgggaaaaaaacatttaacaatagGTAGATTACATCATCATTtatcacttaaaataaatatagctcGATAATCAGTATTTATAGAATCAactaattaggtatatgtaGGTAGCTAACATTTTTTATCTAAGAAATGGCAAGTATTCGTTATTATCAATAAGTTGTTGCGCAACGAAAACCAATCTTatcttttaaagatttaatttgaTTGGTATAGGTGCCTACTCCTTATAATTAATAGcttataatttaggtaggtacgcattaagtaaaaaaatataaagttgttCATTAGTCGGCGATTATCCACAATAAAGTCATGTTGGTTTTTGTTCTTATCTGACTCCGGTTCGATATACAATAAAACTATGTATTttagtgtttaattttaatacatttatatgactatataagtactttttaatacctatacataatataaacatattatttacgttCACCAAACTTcctaaatatttacttaaatgttATTGACCAAAGTatctagtaaaatatttaataagaattaacaacaaaacattggttataattaatttttaatattttaatctttaaattttcttatttttaaataatgataattataataaaagagtgttcaattttaatacataatatagaaatattcgtattaataatattttactaagctagatatatagttataatgattgttttatttgtaacaGTAATTATTACTGTAACAGTGGTTTCTCCAGCGGACACGGCAAACATCTTAGCCGTGTTCCCTCATCAAGGATTCAGTCATCATTTGGTTTACTTGCCATATGTCCAAGGACTCGCCAACCGAGGACACAACATAACTTTTATCAGTAACTATCCGATAGAACAtgcaaacataaataatttatcaattagaGGATCAATTCCTATAACCAATAACAAAGAAAACATCAGCGATTTCGAAAGCGTTTCAATGAACGAAATAAAAAGTTCTATGTTGACTATTTGGAGTTTTTATGAACGCGGAAAAATGTATGAAGCCATACTTACAGTAGACAGTGTGAAGACATTATTAAACAGTCCTTCTAAATTTGATTTACTCATtacagaacattttaataacgaaTTGTTTTTGGGTTTTGCATCAAAGTTCAACATACCTTTTATACTTCTGAGTAGTTGCAACTTATTGCCATGGAATAAGCAGGTGATCGGACAGCCATATTCGTTAGCcaatatacctacaacattGACCAGCCTGGGCACAACAATGAACTTTAATGAcagagttataaatataatttctcatGCAATACAACTCTTTGGTTTTAAACTATTGTGTCGGATTAGAGACGAAGCAATCATTAAACGAAATCTTGAGATTGAAATTTCACTGGACCAATTAATTTTGAACGCCAGTTTGATTATGGTTAACATTCATTTCACAATGTTTAAATCCAAACCATTAGTACCAGCTGTTGTGGAAATCGGTGGGATACACATAATGCCAATCAAACCTTTGCCTATGGTAAGAATCTCATTTTTGTTAtcgtaataatagttttaatttcaataacagAATATCTATAACTATTTgacatgtaatttttaattacaaattaggtatttacttacgaaataaaaatcgtaatttaCATGCCCAAGTCGGTTGAGTAATATAGTTACTGTGTTATGACAATCACTCAAAcattattgtgataaaaaaaatatgtatttttcctTCTCTAAtcaatagatttataaaatatgtaagtacataattttctTCTGAAATACTAAAACGATGTGGAATAATGAGTTTTTATTCTGGTAGTGTATTTAGTCGTTATGTGTTCAAACATACGTTCGATATGGAAATGATGAATTGCAactcaaaaattgtaatattacaatattgctaGTTATACTTTCGTTCACCCAAAAATCATTGTGTGCAAACATTCTAGATGTATTCCCGATTGAAGCCTTTAATGACTAAGGGattacaaaaatgaaatttttcacattacatttataaaatcgtacttaatattattttcttctttaaaaGCTCCTTTTgcgattataaataaaaataattcaaaataaataaaataagtatatttgttatcaattgttaatttgtgaaaaaaGGCATTGAATATGTTTAGGACCGTGGGAAGTTTGTTAGGTTTCAAAACGGACCCCTGTAAAAATTAATTGGCGACCCCTGCCATAGTCTATAGTCATCAGATCAGACATTTATGTACGCGCTGGACTACTGGAGAAATCTCCAGTGCCATACATTtcgattttgtaaatttttctaTGCGATTATTTATCTCGAATTTTTACTACTATTCCTGAAAGTTCAACGACATCGATTTACCAAGAAAACACAATTTTCTAAGGTTAGGGTGAGAGAGAAATCTCTCCCACCTCACCCATTCGAATGCACACTTGgacatttgtaaaaaattatacgaattGCGTGCCAAATATTTGCATAGAAAAATGTGCACAATTTTAACCAGCTAGAAGTTGCTTGCGGTTTAATTGTAACACATGTAACACACGCAATATATTCCTGCCGTTGGTAGAACGATTCAAAGCTCCGTTCATTGCGTAGAGTGTGGACAACGTCCCCTGCATTCACGTTAATCATGTGAATGTGGGATCCACCGATCGCATGGAAGAAGAGTCCACTTATTcggcatataatatgtataccaatTACCAGTACTATATGTAATGACAATGTAGGGCTACTGAACTAAATACGAAATCAGTAATATATTCAGAAAATCGcttcaaaaaagttataaagCTTCATCTCATTTAGATTAGTTTGATGTTTATAagcactatatatattatataggtactatgttttttttataactacttAATTATTGACGTGggtgacatttttaatttttatatacaataaaatattaaatggcaTGGTGCGGCATGGTACGTTGACTGCGATCAATCACGCAACGTGACTGAGAGTACCTAAGTAATGGCCGTtgccactagttcccggatgggtgacccaGATTTGTATTGCGaaaaatccttgccacacatacacgtattTTCAACAGTACCAACCCTACCAACCTTggaggctaatgacctcagtcgtCAAATCCTTaacccaataaaaaaaataattaattaaaaatattaaatagtattgataatattaatagtactgACAGTTTATAtggtctttataattattataaacttattaattcaatcgtttttacatacatatatacaggaCATCCAGAAATATATTGACGAAGCTGAAAATGGAGTAATTTATTTCTGCATGGGCAGTTTATTACGGGGCGAATCTTTTGCGGCCGAAAAAAGACAGATGTTCTTAAATGTCTTCGATAAAATTCCACAACGAATTCTGTGGAAATGGGAAGGAGAATTACCCGGAAAACCGTCAAATGTAATGATTCGCAAATGGATGCCCCAACGagatattttaggtatatacgcattaatttttacatacacttatgttttttataactttataaagtATTCATGTATGGTTTGCTCTGcagcaattattttaaattttaaatttaaattgttgtatattataatagtaatgttgttttgtttttatttgtgtatagcCCATCCTAATGTTAAGCTATTTATATCTCATGGTGGCCTATTGGGAACTACCGAAGCTGTGCATGAGGGCGTTCCAATTTTATCAATGCCACTTAGTGCTGatcaaataacaaatatcaaatcTGTTGTAAGCAAAGGAGCGGCGGAGATGATGAATTACGGAGATTTGAATGAAAaagaaattcttataaaaataacatctaTGCTTACAAATCCTATGTAagtgtatcattattatttttaatatcacggACCCTGTAAGTCCATCCGTTGTATAAAACGTCAATGTTTATTGTTATGAGTTATTACTATGCCATGCGATAATGGAATGATGGGCAGTGGCGCCGAAAGCGTATTTTTTATGGGGCGGTAGGTACGCCCCAGTGTTTACTTTGTGATAgttgaatttacaatataatcatgTGAGTGCACTATCATGGtggtaactaatttttatacttttcccCACCAAATGAAAAACAAGTCGGCGCCACTGATGATAGGGATCCACTATGCGTGTTGTATATTTATGATCTTATAAGTTCTTaacttttttgttaaatatagaTACAAACAAAAGGCTAAAGAGTTATCAGAAGCATTTCGTGATCGACCAATGTCTCCTCTGGAAACTGCAGTGTATTGGACAGAATATGTAATCCGACATAAAGGGGCGCCACATCTTCGGTCTGCTGCCGTCGGTATGCCATGGTACCAATACTATTTAATCGATGTACTGGTTGTAGTTTTCTTATGTATAACGACAATTTTTGTATTACTCTACTGCTTAGTTTTCAAAGTTATTTTAAGATTGTTAAATAGAAGATCTAAAGAGAAACAATCttaggtaataataaagtgAATATGGCTTAtgcttgataaaaatattaaaattttagtgattaaacttcatattataaGCGCTCTAAGTATACAGTGTAAACGTAGGGGCCCATATTGGATTTTGGATGTCTGAAGTTCGGATACTCGGATAGAAGCGTAGGGTTATCAGATATATTGGTGTGGGAGGGAGGAGCTGGAGCCccatactatacatttttaatgtgacATTTCGTTGACCcaacaaaaaagttttatagacatttatagaaatatactaaaaaaaagtttaaaacgtCTATAGCTCAAAAggcaactaaatattttaaatattttgacataggtagttaatatttaaggatgaatattcaatgtaaaaataatttaaacttcaaacacttacctttaaaaaatgtatgtgatttgctgatataggtactttatgttTGTTATAGGtagaaacaattaataaataatcttgtattacattattaaatcttagatatgaatatacattttttatgaatttccaactcaaataatatgcacattttcgtgacttttaaattttatcaaaattctaattttaaacgcttataaaaaaatattgtaactaggtatgtatttttggtatttattaaattgtttaatatgaaCCACTTATGAGCAACCTTGTATTCCAACTTTTTTTACCAATCGAAAATATCGACGTAATATAAAgcagaaaaaggtgggtaagtggatgtcgctctgctgtacagaaggttacaagtgggacactgtataatggatagaattaaatttgaattcaatgatataatatcactgtataagaaaaatgattctgagcggagacggtttgtcagtctaggtattagacatacctattataggtatacttatctatagcaGCGGTTTTTAACCTTttgtagatcacggaccccTGATGAAAGATTTCTAGAAATCACGGACCCCCTTAAcacattttattcgaatacctttttttttacaaaacatctcatgttatcataaccaaaattataataattattttatataacaagtaACATAAGCAGACTTAACGATACGTCGatacatacacatttataattattttattacaattattttttttataaaaatgtaatataaaaccataattgAGTACGATCCATCAACTGCACTATTGGTGGCAGTAAATATAAGACTGCCGAGACTACAGTTCTGtacacattttcattttgtGTGAACAAGAAAACTGATTatacttagtaaatattaataatagaattatttggtgtagaatctacatattatatatgaaaaaaaaaaataatccaacaatattgtAGTAATGCATTCATGTCAATTATTGACGTATGTTATGTGTTAAGGCTGCCGCGGACCCCCGACATGAGTATCGCGGACCCCCAGGGGGCCGAGGACCACAAGTTAAGAACCGCtgatctatagtattaaaaaaaaattgacctataataggtatcaataataaatttcaaattaatcatatcacaatatccatcaggtaacgcgttatacatcaacaacaaaccgtgttattatcatagaaatataatagtatactttagaagtttcaagcaaccacaaataatattatacaatcattacaatcacaacaaaataactaaaatagttattccaggttttttaatatgtaatttcgtacaaatttgaacttaaaatgactataaaaataaactttcttagaatttttggtaacagaattaaatatttacgtggaatcttgttttgaattttcaatccttagatataaaaattgaaccttttatacatttttaactacaaaaNNNNNNNNNNNNNNNNNNNNNNNNNNNNNNNNNNNNNNNNNNNNNNNNNNCATTTCACACTTTCTTAGGTTTGcatctaatatatttaaatagtatattatttttataaaattaaaatttaaaatgtaatataatataatattaatttacctgtatcatatcatattttctTGCTTCTCTGCAATTGGTGAAACAATTTCTTCAATATTTTGTGTTGAATCATGTAATCCAGTTTCTTGCATTTGATTAAACAATTCTTCTATATCTTCTTctgtttttaatgaatttatttcatCATTTGGTAGACCAATCGATAATAGTCCTGTTCTGGCAGTACAGCCAAACATGGCCTCATAAGGAGATCTTCCAATACCTTAAAAAaagtactatttttataattaccataaaataactgtagatgAGTCTGGAAcaactatactataattattgtagtgcTCTAATACTTCGACAAtgcccttatttttttttaacacatattaataCACCATACATcaaatattctaattataagCAAATAGCTATAGTGTTATTGATaccgattataataaaattagtaataataatcattggagttactataaatacttttattttacctgAATGAAGAGCTCGGTTTTTCTGAAACTGAATAAATTTCAAACCAGAGGGCCAATCTGTACTATTTTTTTCTGCCATCCACGTAGCCAACATATCCTCTACATCTCTATTTGCTCGTTCCACAGAACCTTGGCTCTGGCTGTGCCTCGGTTTACCGTGAACAATTTTGACGTCTTCCCACATATTGTGTAGTTCAGTTATAGTGGAATTTACGAATTCACGACCATTATCTGACTGCAAAATAGCTGGTGCGCCAAAGGTCGTGTAAATGTCAAGTAAATTATATGCAATCTCCTCTGCACGTTTACTTTTTAAAGGCCTTAAAATTACGAATNNNNNNNNNNNNNNNNNNNNNNNNNNNNNNNNNNNNNNNNNNNNNNNNNNTTCTCCATATTGGAGAccattataattctattttatgttatgttttatatatatttttaaaataccaaaagaCTGGTTAAACACACAaaggcttatttttttttaaatttcttattttgttgcatttttaaaaaatgtattgttttattatatgttatgaaaaaataaaaatattaaaatacttgttattttgttgacatacatatctaataaatattatatattgtattaaattatgtgtatttatatcatgttattttttataatatcaatcttatttcgtaataataaattagaatatgaCCATAAtccctaatatttttaaatcaggtTCATTGATAGTTTAaactatttgttatttataaaaaggggtggtaggtataataaaattaacaaaattgttatacaaaatatttatttacccttaaaatacagtataatattatactggaaACACACGGGAAAGGTATGGAAAAGTCAGggaaaatggttaatgaaataTTGTGGCAACCATGTATATACCAATTAAagtttgttaacataatattttatatatatatgttaaactgttgaaatattgtatttctcTTCTAGTTATTTTGTTCATAAGTTTTCTTTAATAGaagtaatttatgattataatatactgataagCAGGCGCGGATCCAAGGGGGGGGCTAaggggctttagccccccccccctttggacgtgtatatacttatatattatatattataattatattattatatattacaccaGGTACACGTCTGGTCGACACCGTGAATTTTGGCGGAGTGGAAAATTATGTGATACTGTGATTATGGTATCAGTGATCGCGTGTAGTGCGCACTAGACAGTGCAGTCAGATGGAAAACGCTATTAGATACCGACATGAAATgtcaacaaacataaaataggCGTGTTTTTGCGCTTAACCAAATGTAACCTGGttgctatattttgtttttaggtaACTGATAATTTGTAACCATCAAATGAAatggttgtaacttgtaagcaCGATtaactatctttaatcgtgcttgTAAGCAAACCGGTCAGTTGTTTGAACGTCGTATAGTGTTTACTGTTATCACTTATCGCCCggtatttttgttgttgttttcagttttgtactattatttatataattttcgatTTATTAGCGTAAGTACTGAAGTAcacgtaattttatataactatatccAAGTCAACATTAAAATGGAAGAAAAGAAAAGGAAAACTAAacctatattttcattttttcgaaaacaatcGAAAGGAAATGAGGACGAATCCATAGGAAAAACAGTaagtatttattagtatattaatattacattattaataatttgattttgg
This portion of the Acyrthosiphon pisum isolate AL4f chromosome A1, pea_aphid_22Mar2018_4r6ur, whole genome shotgun sequence genome encodes:
- the LOC100573599 gene encoding KRAB-A domain-containing protein 2-like, coding for MWEDVKIVHGKPRHSQSQGSVERANRDVEDMLATWMAEKNSTDWPSGLKFIQFQKNRALHSGIGRSPYEAMFGCTARTGLLSIGLPNDEINSLKTEEDIEELFNQMQETGLHDSTQNIEEIVSPIAEKQENMI
- the LOC100169323 gene encoding UDP-glucuronosyltransferase 2B15, with protein sequence MIVLFVTVIITVTVVSPADTANILAVFPHQGFSHHLVYLPYVQGLANRGHNITFISNYPIEHANINNLSIRGSIPITNNKENISDFESVSMNEIKSSMLTIWSFYERGKMYEAILTVDSVKTLLNSPSKFDLLITEHFNNELFLGFASKFNIPFILLSSCNLLPWNKQVIGQPYSLANIPTTLTSLGTTMNFNDRVINIISHAIQLFGFKLLCRIRDEAIIKRNLEIEISLDQLILNASLIMVNIHFTMFKSKPLVPAVVEIGGIHIMPIKPLPMDIQKYIDEAENGVIYFCMGSLLRGESFAAEKRQMFLNVFDKIPQRILWKWEGELPGKPSNVMIRKWMPQRDILAHPNVKLFISHGGLLGTTEAVHEGVPILSMPLSADQITNIKSVVSKGAAEMMNYGDLNEKEILIKITSMLTNPIYKQKAKELSEAFRDRPMSPLETAVYWTEYVIRHKGAPHLRSAAVGMPWYQYYLIDVLVVVFLCITTIFVLLYCLVFKVILRLLNRRSKEKQS